Part of the Flavobacterium sp. MDT1-60 genome, TCACTTAGGTTATAATTACAGAGATGACCAATCTAAAATTTGTGATTTGAAATTAGCCGAATTGACGCAAGATATAGATTTAATTATTGGCGGACACACGCATACATTTTTGGACAAACCAACTATTGTTAAGAATAAAACTGGTGAAAATGTGTTAGTAAATCAGGTAGGTTGCTATGGAATTAATTTAGGCCGAATTGATTTTTATTTTGATAAAGACAAAGCACATACAAACCAAGGGAAATCAATTATTGTATAATACTTTTTTCTTTGCTTTTGATCTTTCAAGAAAATATTCAACCATAAAATAGTAGCCCAATATTTGCGTTACATCGCGAATTAAAACAAGGACAACAGAGTGCGAAAAATATTCATTGAAAATATAAAATATATCTGAAAATATATAGCAAACTGCCATTAAGGACATTATCAAAGCAATGTGCGTACCTTTTGTAATATATCGTACAAAGCAGAAATAACTTAAAACACTAAGAACAATACCGTAAAAAGTATAAAGTGCATTGAATTTTTTCATATTGTCTGACTGCAGACTTAGAACAGAAACCAACAAATAAACAATAAATATTACTACTATTGATACTGGCAAAATGTCTTTCTTGCTTAGTATAACTTTTTCTCGCTCTGCAATGAAAATTTTTAAAAGAAGCAGATAAACCACTAAAAAACTTAAAACCCCGCCAATTTCTGACACCTCAACATCCATTAAGTCAAATACCTGACCGATAAAACAAAATAAAAAAATAAAGACTTCTGTTTTTCCTATTTTAAATTCACTGCTCACAAAAAAATAGAAAAATATTGCAGGCAAAACAATAGCCTTGGCATAAATTGCCATATATTCCTGTTCTGTCCAATCAAAAATGATAGTAAACAGTAATGCCAGAAAATACAAAATCAACGACGGTTTATTCGCTTTCATTCAATTTGGTTATAAAATCTTCCTCGGATAATATCGGAATATTTAATTTATTCGCTTTTTCTAATTTGGCTGGTCCCATATTATCTCCGGCAACAACAAAATCTGTTTTTGCAGAAATGGAACTTCCAACTTTTCCACCATTATCTTCGATCGTTTTCTTTAAATCATCTCTAGAAAACTGAGTAAAAACTCCTGAAACAACAAAAGTTTTTCCAATGAATTTTTCTGTAGCATTTGGGTTTATTTTTTCTACTATTTCAAATTGAACTCCATAATTTTTCAGGCGCTCAATTATTCTTTGATTTTCTTCATTTTCAAAAAACTCGATTACACTTTTTGCAATTCGTTCTCCAATTTCATCAACTAATATTAATTCCATTAAAGAAGCCTTGCTTAGTGCATCAATATTTTTATAATGTTTTGCCAATTTTTTAGCGACTGTTTCGCCAACAAAACGGATTCCGAGTGCAAACAAAACACTTTCAAATGGGATTTCTTTTGATTTCTCAACACCATTAACTAGGTTTTCAGCTGATTTTTGCGCCATTCTTTCTAAATGCAAAATATCGGCAACTTTCAATTCGTATAAATCAGCGTAATTATGAACCAACCCATTTTTGAAAAGTAACGCTACGGTTTCCCCACCAAGCCCTTCAATATCCATGGCTTTTCTCGAAATGTAATGTTGAATTCGGCCAATAATCTGCGGTGGACATCCGTAAAAATTAGGACAATAATGGTTTGCTTCACCTTCAGTACGAACTAATTCTGTCTGACATTCCGGACAATGCGTAATGTATGCTGTTTTTTCTGAACTTTCGGGGCGCTGTTCTAAATCGACAGCGATAATCTTCGGAATAATTTCACCTCCTTTTTCAACAAAAACGGTATCGTTTATTCTGATATCTAATTTTTCAATTTGATCAGCGTTATGCAAAGAAGCTCTTTTTACAATCGTTCCGGCCAATTGTACCGGGTCTAAATTTGCAACAGGAGTAATTGCTCCTGTACGCCCTACCTGATAGGAAATTGATTTTAATTTAGTCGAAACTTGTTCTGATTTAAACTTATAAGCAATAGCCCAACGTGGAGATTTTGCTGTATACCCCAATTCTTGCTGATGCTGAATACTGTTTACTTTTATAACAACACCATCTGTCTCGTATGGCAATTTATGACGATGAATATCCCAATAATCAATAAATTCGAAAACATCATGCATACTATTGACCAACTTTGCTTCGCCTGGCACTTTAAAACCCCAATTTCTGGCAGATTCTAATCCTTCAATCTGAGAAGAAAAAGGCAAATTATTACTTGTTACAGAATATAATAAACATTCTAACGGACGTTTAGCAACCTCAGCACTATCTTGTAATTTTAAACTTCCCGAAGCTGTATTTCTTGGATTTGAATATGGAGTTTCTCCAATCTCAATTAATTCCTGATTCATTTTTTCGAAACCTTTTAAAGGTAGAATAATTTCACCTCTGATATCGAATTTATCCGGATAATTTCCTTTAAGTCGTAAAGGAACCGATTTTATTGTTTTAATGTTATTTGTAACTTCATCTCCTTGAAAACCATCACCTCGCGTTAAAGCCTGAACTAATTTTCCATTTTCATATGTAATACTAATAGAAGCTCCGTCATACTTTAATTCACAGGTGTATTCTAATTGTACATTTCCTAAAACTCTTTGAATTCGGTTCTCCCACTCTAGTAAATCTTCTTTGGAGTAAGAATTATCCAAAGAATACATACGAAATTGATGCGCAATAGTTTTAAAATTCTTGGTAACAGTTCCGCCGACACGTTGCGTTGGCGAATGTTCATCAAAAAAATCAGGATTTTTTTCTTCCAGATCCTGAAGCTGTTTTAATTTAATGTCGAAATCGTAATCTGAAATTGTGGCATTATCTAACACATAATAATTGTAATTGTGCTGATTAAGTTCGTCTCGTAAAGCCTGTATTGTTTCTTGAATACTCATAAAATATTAAAATGATGCGGATTGTAATGTTGAATAACCGAATATCAAAATTAGAATTATTTTGCTGAAAAACATCAAAAAACAAAAGTTTTAAAAAATCAAAAATCAAGTTGCAAAACGATGCAACCTGATTTTCTTCTTGTCCACTATTCTTAAAAAAGAATTAAACAAAACCAACTTCCAAATGGTTTCTTCGTTTTATACTTTTACACTGATTATCAAATAATTAGATCACAAATATAAAACTATTTTTGAATAATGATAAAGTCAGAACGTCTATTTAACAAATGTTCATTTTCGGTACATTTCACTCCGTTTTTACATTTATTAATCAATCGGCTTTCCCCATAGCCTATTGCACTTTCAATTCGGGACGCATCAATATCCTGTGAAACAATATAATCTCTTGTTGACTTCGCTCTATTATCTGAAAGTTTCAGGTTATAAGAATCTTTTCCACGAGAATCCGTATGTGACTCTATTTTGATTCTGATATTTGGAAATTTCTTCATAATAAAAACCACTTTTGTTAACTCTTCTATTGCAAGAGGTGTAATATCGTATTTATCGTAATCAAAGTAAATTGGGTTAACATCAACTTTTTCAACCCCTTTCTTCTTCACTACTAAGTCATCGTAATTACTCAATTCGAAGTTAACATCTTTAATTTCGCCTTCATTTTCGTTGGTAGTTTCAACTGTTTTCTCATCACTGCTGTAATTTGGTTTCGCAGCAATCATTTTGACAACTTTTCCGCACGGAACTACTAACGCATATTTACCTTCATAATTCGTTTTTGTTTCACCAAGAACATCACTATAGGAATTATATCCCATAATTGTTACATCAGCAAGAGGCAATTTTGTTTTACGATCTGTTGCCATACCAGAAATAGTCTGATTACAAACAGGTTTTCCTTTAGTGAAAAAATAAATATCATCATCGCCTTTACCTCCTTCTCTGTTCGAAGAAACATATCCATAACTATCGGTGTTATCAATTATAAAAGAAAAATCATCTTTATTGCTATTTATTGGAGCTCCTAAATTTACAGGATCTGAGAATGTTCCGTCAGCTAATAATTTACTTTCGTAAACATCTAAATCTCCATAACCATAATGCCCATCAGAAGAAAAATAGAGTTTTCCATTGTGGAAGAATGGAAAAAGATCATTTCCGATAGTGTTAATTTTTGGTCCCAGATTCACTGGAGAACTCATTGTTCCGTCAGTTGCGATTTTCACATAATACAAATCGGTTTCACCTATACCGTTAGGCATGTCTGAAGCGAAGAAAAGCCATTGTCCGTCTTCACTTAAAGAAGGATGCCCAACGGAATAATCATTACTATCAAAGAAAACCTTTTGTGGATTTTCTAATTTATTATTCACAATATCACCTTTAACGATTTGAAAATTATTCGTTTTGGTCTCATCGATAATTAATTTGTTCTTTTTAACAATGTTTGTCGAATAATAAATTGTTTTGCCGGCAGCATCAAAAGAAGCCGTTGCTTCGTGATATTTGGTCATTACATTTGGAAGGAATACTGTTTCGTTAAATAAACTTCCATCCGCAGGATTTCTTTCAGCTACATACAAATTTAAAAAAGGCTGATTGTTCCAGGTGTACAACTTTTCGCTGAACTTTGTAGTATCTCTTGCTGAAGTAAACACAATTCTATCTTGAAAAAAAGTAGCTCCAAAATCAGATTTACTCGTATTAATATCAAGATTTTTAACCGTGTACAGCGATTTCGCTTTAGATAAACTGTCTATTTTCGCCTTTTGGGCAACATAACTATTAACTTCTTTTTGATCTCCTTTTTTGGTTAAATATTCCTTGATCATTTTATCTGCTTCATCATAATCCATTACACCTTTTAGTGACTGGATATAACGCAGATAGTAAATATCAGTTAAATTATTGCCCTGAACTTCGTATAGTTTTTTGTACCATTTTAAAGCATTTCTGGCATCAGAAATAAAATAATACGAATCGGCAGCGTTTTTTAACGTCTGAGCTGTTGGGCTTTTGATATTCTGTAAAATTTCTTCGTATGCTTTTGAAGCATCAACGTAAGCATAATTTCTAAACAGAGCATCAGCCTTTTTTAAATTAGTCTGAGCAAAACTAAACGTAAAACTCAGAACTAAACTTAGGATATATAATTTTTTCATAGGTTTTACTTTTAGAAGAATCGAGGAGATTTAATTTTACTTTCGCCTTTGTTAAACTGATAACGCAAGATTATTTCGTGCGAGCCATCGTTGTATTTATTCAGATCACTAACGGTATAATCGAAAGCATATCCGATATAAAAACTTTTAGATATTTGAAAACCTGCAAGGATGCTTATTGAATCATCTGTTCTGTAAGACCCTCCTATTACAAATTTCTCGGCAATCATAAAATTCGCAGAAATATCAGCAGTAATCGGAGCTCCGGTTACTGCTTTTACTAAAAATGCGGGTTTGAATTTTAAATTTGGATTCAAATCAAAAACATAACCTCCCATCAAATAATAATGCAAACGGTCGTAGTCAATCGATTCCTGAACATCATCGTAATAAGTACTTTGAATAAAACTCGGAACTGAAAGCCCTAAATACCATTTATCAGTATAATAATAAACCCCCGCTCCAACGGCTAATTTTGCCTGATTATCAATGTTCTGATTTAACAAAACATCATTTGGATCGTAATATCTCCCTTTTGACCAATCCACATTTAGCATTCTCATACCTGCTTTTAGACCAAAGGCTAACCTTTTTTCATATCCCAAAGGAATTGAATAAGAAAAGTTTCCGTCAAGATATAGTTCATTTGAAGGACCAATTTTGTCATTAACAACACTAAGTCCCAAACCCACATTCTCATTACGAAGTGGTGAATGAATAGAAAACGATTGTGTTTCTGGCGCCCCATCAATTCCTATCCATTGGGAGCGATACAAAAGTGCTGCCTCTAAATTGCCGGTAGACCCAGCATAAGCTGGATTTACCGCCATAGTGTTGTACATATATTGCGTGTACTCCGGATCTTGTTGTGCACTGACACAAACCGTGATAAAAGAACATATTAAGATGAAATATGTTTCTAATGATTTTATATATAGTTTCATAACGATACTTATTTAGTTAAATTAATTAGATGATTAATACAGTTGCTTATCTCATTATAGATAACCATCCTTTTTTAACCGTTCCATCTCCAATGTCTATCACATAAAAATAAGTACCTGTTGGCAACATATCTCCTCTATTTATAACTCCAGATACATTGGCAGTTCCGTTCCAATCATTTTCATAATGTTCTTTACTGTAAACTAATGATCCATATCTGTTATAAACTTTTAACTCATTATTTGGATACGATTCGATACAGTCAATTCTGAAAAGATCATTTGCTCCGTCATTGTTTGGAGTAAACTCATTATAAACTGTCAAACAAATTGGATCAACAGAAACTGAAGCTGAATTGTTTGCTGCATCAACATCTAAAGGAGTTGAAATTTCAACAGTTGCAACACTAAGGTAATCACCACCAGGTAATACTTCTGCAACAATAGTAAGCGTAACACTTTGACCAGCATTTAAAGTTGGAATTGTCCAAAGTGATGTTGTCGGATTATAGGTTCCAGCAGTTGTACTGCTGCTTACCAAATCATAACCGCTCGGTAATAAATCACTAACTACTGTATTTATAAAATTACCTTGTCCAACATTATTAACCGTTATCGTAAATGTTATCTGTTCTCCAAAATTTGGAGTCGGATTGCTCACAGTATTAGTAATTGTTAAATCAGAACAAGTAGCAACAGTAACATTCAACGTTTTAGTGGTAGTTTCGTCACAAGTATTAATGTATGTAACAGTAACTTTACCCGGTCCGATATCAGACCATGAAATAGTCGCAGAACCATCAGCGGTTCCTCCGCCAGAAGTAATTGTTCCGTTCGTAACTGACCATACATAGTTTGATTTTCCGTTTGCGATCGAATAAGTTACTCCCTGGAAAACACATGGAGTATCATCTGTAGACGCAAGTTGTACCAAAGCATCGTTTTCGAAATTAACTGTTATTCCTAATCTTGTAGCGCTTTCGCAGCCATTTGTAATATTATTAAGAGCACCTGCGTAGTAAGTTCCGGCTGTAAGCAGTGTATTTGCTGCTAACGGGGTTCCACCAGTTGCTGAAGAATACCATACTACATTTGTTTCATTTACCAATATATTAGCAAGAGTTGGTAATTTTGACAAGCAGAATGTTTGTGTTGTTCTTGGTGTTGTTATAACACCCGGAATATTCACATTCACTAAAACTGCCAATCTTACTGGGTTCTCACAACCAATTGTACTTGAAACAGCTCCATAATAAGTTCCCGTAACCAAAGCTGTTGTTACTGGTAATGCTGTTTCGCCTGTTGCTGTGTTATACCAAACTACATTTGTTTGATTAACCTGGATATTAGCAACTGTTGGTGCATTTAACGAACAGAAGTTTTGAGTTGCATTATTTGTAGTTGGAGTTGCAGCAGGATTATTTATGTTTACTGTTACTTGCAAACGAACAGTACTCTCACAACCTGTTACAGGATCTTTAATGGCTCCGTAATAAATTCCGTTTGTTAAGGCTGTTGTTGATGCAAGCGCTGTTCCGCCAGTTAAAGTGCTATACCAAACTACATTTGCTTCATTTACCTGAATACTCGCAACCGTTGGTGTACTAGTAATACAAAAACTTTGAGAAGCATTTGTTGTTGTAGGTGTTGCCGGATTAGTTAAGTTAATAGTAACTTGTAATCTGATTGCACTTTCACAATTTGTTACAGGATCTAAAATAGCTCCGTAATAAAGGCCATTTGCTAAAGCTGTTGTTACCGGAATTGCTGTTCCTCCTGTTTGAGTGCTAAACCAAATTACATTTGCTTCATTCACTTGGATATTAGCAATTGTTGGCGCATTAATTAAACAGAAATCTTGTGTATTATCTGCCGTAGTTGGCGTTCCCGGATCAGTCACATTGATTGTAACTTGTAAGCGAACTGAGCTTTCACAACCTGTTACAGGATCTTTTATAGCTCCATAATAAACTCCAGTTGTTAAAAGAGTGGTTGCAGCTAATGCTGTTCCGCCTGTTTGAGTGCTGTACCAAACTACATTTGTTTCATTAACCTGAATATTGGCAACTGTTCGCGCATTTACCAGACAGAAATCTTGTGTATTATCTGTAGTAGTTGGTGTCAATGGATCACTGATAGTAATTGTTACCTGCAATCTTGTAGTGCTTTCACAATTTGTTACAGGATCTAAAATAGCACCATAATAAATACCATTTACTAAAGCTGTAGTTACCGGAATTACTGTTCCCCCTGTTTGAGTGCCGTACCAAACTACATTTGCTTCATTCACCTGAATATTAGCAACTGTTGGCACATTAACCAAACAGAAATCTTGCGTATTATCTGCTGTAGTTGGCGTTCCTGGATCAGTTACACTAATCGCAATGGCTAATCTACCATTACTCTCACAAGTAGTTGTTGGATCTTTTATCGCAGCATAATAGGTTCCGGTTGTAAGTGCTGTTGTAGATGAAATTAAATTTCCTCCGGTCAAAGCATCGTACCAAACGATATTCGCAACAATCGCTGGACTTACATTAATAGTTGCAAAAGTTGGTGCGTTTACCAAACAGAATTCCTGAGTAGTATCTGCAATTACCGGTGTTCCAGGATCAGTTACGCTGATTGCAATAGCCAACCTAACATTACTCTCGCAAGTAGTTATTGGATCATTTATCGCGGCATAATAGGTTCCGGTTGTAAGTGCTGCTGTGGAGGCAATCAAGTTTCCTCCGGTCAAAGCATCGTACCAAACGATATTCGCAGCAATCGCTGGACTTACATTAATACTTGCAAAAGTTGGCGCGTTTACCAAACAGAATTCCTGAGTAGTATCTGCAATTACCGGTGTGCCAGGATCAGTTACGCTAATCGCAATCGCTAATCTAACATTACTCTCACAAGTAGTTGTCGGATCTTTTATCGCAGCATAATAGGTTCCGGTAGTTAGCGCTGTTGTAGATGGAATTAAATTTCCGCCTGTCAAAGCATCGTACCAAACGATATTCGCAGCAACTGCTGGACTTACATTAATAGTTGCAAAAGTTGGCGCATTTACCAAACAGAATTCCTGAGCTGTATCTGTAATTACCGGTGTTCCAGGATCA contains:
- a CDS encoding OmpA family protein gives rise to the protein MKKLYILSLVLSFTFSFAQTNLKKADALFRNYAYVDASKAYEEILQNIKSPTAQTLKNAADSYYFISDARNALKWYKKLYEVQGNNLTDIYYLRYIQSLKGVMDYDEADKMIKEYLTKKGDQKEVNSYVAQKAKIDSLSKAKSLYTVKNLDINTSKSDFGATFFQDRIVFTSARDTTKFSEKLYTWNNQPFLNLYVAERNPADGSLFNETVFLPNVMTKYHEATASFDAAGKTIYYSTNIVKKNKLIIDETKTNNFQIVKGDIVNNKLENPQKVFFDSNDYSVGHPSLSEDGQWLFFASDMPNGIGETDLYYVKIATDGTMSSPVNLGPKINTIGNDLFPFFHNGKLYFSSDGHYGYGDLDVYESKLLADGTFSDPVNLGAPINSNKDDFSFIIDNTDSYGYVSSNREGGKGDDDIYFFTKGKPVCNQTISGMATDRKTKLPLADVTIMGYNSYSDVLGETKTNYEGKYALVVPCGKVVKMIAAKPNYSSDEKTVETTNENEGEIKDVNFELSNYDDLVVKKKGVEKVDVNPIYFDYDKYDITPLAIEELTKVVFIMKKFPNIRIKIESHTDSRGKDSYNLKLSDNRAKSTRDYIVSQDIDASRIESAIGYGESRLINKCKNGVKCTENEHLLNRRSDFIIIQK
- a CDS encoding lysoplasmalogenase family protein: MKANKPSLILYFLALLFTIIFDWTEQEYMAIYAKAIVLPAIFFYFFVSSEFKIGKTEVFIFLFCFIGQVFDLMDVEVSEIGGVLSFLVVYLLLLKIFIAEREKVILSKKDILPVSIVVIFIVYLLVSVLSLQSDNMKKFNALYTFYGIVLSVLSYFCFVRYITKGTHIALIMSLMAVCYIFSDIFYIFNEYFSHSVVLVLIRDVTQILGYYFMVEYFLERSKAKKKVLYNN
- the ligA gene encoding NAD-dependent DNA ligase LigA, whose protein sequence is MSIQETIQALRDELNQHNYNYYVLDNATISDYDFDIKLKQLQDLEEKNPDFFDEHSPTQRVGGTVTKNFKTIAHQFRMYSLDNSYSKEDLLEWENRIQRVLGNVQLEYTCELKYDGASISITYENGKLVQALTRGDGFQGDEVTNNIKTIKSVPLRLKGNYPDKFDIRGEIILPLKGFEKMNQELIEIGETPYSNPRNTASGSLKLQDSAEVAKRPLECLLYSVTSNNLPFSSQIEGLESARNWGFKVPGEAKLVNSMHDVFEFIDYWDIHRHKLPYETDGVVIKVNSIQHQQELGYTAKSPRWAIAYKFKSEQVSTKLKSISYQVGRTGAITPVANLDPVQLAGTIVKRASLHNADQIEKLDIRINDTVFVEKGGEIIPKIIAVDLEQRPESSEKTAYITHCPECQTELVRTEGEANHYCPNFYGCPPQIIGRIQHYISRKAMDIEGLGGETVALLFKNGLVHNYADLYELKVADILHLERMAQKSAENLVNGVEKSKEIPFESVLFALGIRFVGETVAKKLAKHYKNIDALSKASLMELILVDEIGERIAKSVIEFFENEENQRIIERLKNYGVQFEIVEKINPNATEKFIGKTFVVSGVFTQFSRDDLKKTIEDNGGKVGSSISAKTDFVVAGDNMGPAKLEKANKLNIPILSEEDFITKLNESE
- a CDS encoding type IX secretion system membrane protein PorP/SprF, whose amino-acid sequence is MKLYIKSLETYFILICSFITVCVSAQQDPEYTQYMYNTMAVNPAYAGSTGNLEAALLYRSQWIGIDGAPETQSFSIHSPLRNENVGLGLSVVNDKIGPSNELYLDGNFSYSIPLGYEKRLAFGLKAGMRMLNVDWSKGRYYDPNDVLLNQNIDNQAKLAVGAGVYYYTDKWYLGLSVPSFIQSTYYDDVQESIDYDRLHYYLMGGYVFDLNPNLKFKPAFLVKAVTGAPITADISANFMIAEKFVIGGSYRTDDSISILAGFQISKSFYIGYAFDYTVSDLNKYNDGSHEIILRYQFNKGESKIKSPRFF